Proteins co-encoded in one Nitrosopumilus sp. genomic window:
- a CDS encoding DoxX family protein, giving the protein MLDRYSLDFTIVNIGYDGCSAIQIFHFTIVKYTVDLSCSICKYMINSQQQKQQLNKIQELTYWGIRASVGAIFFVYGMQKFDPIWKQHLINFGFPPELQIPIALAETIGGIFLIVGFMTRITGAVFSIILLDAIFHIRWENGFFIAQGGWDYDLALLTMMLFVIVTGTGKISINSKLKIPKILQ; this is encoded by the coding sequence TTGTTGGATAGATATTCGCTAGACTTTACAATTGTAAATATTGGTTATGATGGATGTAGTGCAATTCAGATTTTTCATTTTACAATTGTAAAGTATACTGTTGATTTATCCTGCAGCATATGTAAATACATGATAAATTCACAACAACAAAAACAACAACTAAACAAAATCCAAGAATTAACCTATTGGGGAATCCGAGCCTCAGTTGGAGCAATCTTTTTTGTATATGGTATGCAAAAATTCGACCCGATATGGAAACAACATCTAATCAACTTTGGATTTCCTCCAGAACTGCAAATTCCTATTGCGTTAGCTGAAACCATAGGAGGAATATTCCTAATAGTTGGTTTTATGACAAGAATTACTGGTGCTGTATTTAGCATAATTCTGCTAGATGCAATATTTCACATCAGATGGGAAAATGGATTCTTCATAGCCCAAGGTGGATGGGATTATGATCTTGCACTACTGACAATGATGCTATTTGTTATTGTAACAGGTACAGGAAAAATTTCCATCAATTCAAAATTGAAGATTCCAAAAATTCTTCAATAA
- a CDS encoding CDGSH iron-sulfur domain-containing protein, with translation MVKVSIKAIENGPLIVETDGKRLCALCRCTASENKPNCDGSHAKSGFKAESSEIKVCD, from the coding sequence ATGGTCAAAGTATCAATCAAAGCTATTGAAAATGGTCCATTAATTGTAGAAACTGATGGAAAGAGACTATGTGCATTATGTAGATGTACTGCATCAGAAAACAAACCAAATTGTGATGGTTCACATGCAAAATCTGGTTTCAAAGCAGAATCATCAGAAATTAAAGTCTGTGATTAA
- a CDS encoding AsnC family transcriptional regulator, with amino-acid sequence MGYELDQLDTSIITSLMEDGRKSFRAISRELKISTPTIKARYERLVKIGLIKSVRPEIDITKISKSNKKSLSEDLLNSLKTNKKHFHVKIDNLQVKMKCDFCEGPINGRPKSLKFADIERFFCCTSCRNDYKGKYGGRIQSLIEQYKENKKK; translated from the coding sequence ATGGGTTACGAGTTAGATCAACTAGATACATCAATTATCACTTCTCTAATGGAGGATGGAAGAAAATCCTTTCGTGCAATTTCTAGAGAATTGAAAATCAGTACGCCAACCATAAAGGCAAGATACGAACGACTAGTAAAAATAGGCTTGATAAAATCTGTGAGGCCTGAAATTGATATAACAAAAATATCCAAGTCAAACAAAAAATCTCTTTCGGAGGATTTGCTTAATTCACTTAAAACAAACAAAAAACACTTTCATGTTAAAATTGATAATCTTCAAGTAAAAATGAAATGCGATTTCTGTGAGGGTCCAATCAATGGAAGACCCAAATCACTAAAGTTTGCAGACATTGAACGATTTTTTTGCTGTACATCTTGTAGAAATGATTACAAGGGAAAGTATGGTGGAAGAATACAGTCTCTAATAGAACAGTATAAAGAAAATAAAAAAAAATAG
- a CDS encoding cation diffusion facilitator family transporter — MASGSTNAVYAALFGNLGIAVTKFIAAAMTGSASMWAESYHSASDTVNQILLLLGIKISKKPATDLHQFGFGKSQFFWSFVVATMIFGISGILSLEQGFSSLLGEGHNFENPVINYIVLAIAFGFEANALRIALIQFKKPIKERGEKTRPSTLYNEFKNSKDTSILTVVVEDTAALLGIGIAAVGIFLTDITGNTVYDSISSIIIGILLMSFAFFLAKENRGLLIGESISPEQRKQIIGVVAAIPEVHKVVTMKTMHLSPTIIIVGIEVNLIDGLDTDKIEVVTDVIEHEIMKILPNSNKEYIFVEIER; from the coding sequence TTGGCATCTGGATCTACCAACGCAGTTTACGCAGCACTTTTTGGAAATCTGGGAATTGCAGTTACAAAGTTTATTGCAGCTGCAATGACGGGTAGTGCTTCAATGTGGGCAGAATCTTATCACTCTGCTTCAGACACAGTTAATCAAATTCTGTTGTTGCTGGGTATCAAAATAAGCAAAAAACCTGCTACTGATTTACATCAGTTTGGCTTTGGAAAGTCCCAATTTTTCTGGTCATTTGTTGTAGCTACCATGATCTTTGGAATATCTGGCATATTGTCCCTTGAACAGGGATTCTCATCTTTGTTGGGCGAGGGGCATAATTTTGAAAATCCTGTAATAAATTACATTGTACTTGCAATTGCATTTGGTTTTGAGGCAAATGCGTTAAGAATTGCACTAATTCAATTTAAAAAACCAATTAAAGAACGAGGTGAAAAGACAAGACCTTCAACTTTGTATAATGAATTTAAAAATAGCAAGGACACTTCAATTCTAACTGTAGTGGTGGAAGACACTGCTGCATTGTTAGGAATTGGAATTGCAGCTGTAGGAATATTTCTTACAGACATAACTGGAAATACTGTATATGATTCTATAAGCTCAATTATTATTGGAATACTGCTGATGTCGTTTGCCTTTTTCTTGGCCAAAGAAAACAGAGGTCTGCTAATAGGAGAATCAATTTCCCCAGAACAAAGAAAACAGATTATAGGTGTTGTTGCTGCAATACCTGAAGTCCACAAAGTTGTCACTATGAAAACAATGCATCTTAGTCCTACTATCATCATAGTTGGAATTGAAGTAAATTTGATTGATGGGTTGGATACGGATAAAATTGAGGTGGTAACTGATGTGATTGAACACGAAATTATGAAAATTCTGCCAAATTCCAACAAAGAGTATATTTTTGTAGAAATTGAACGATAG
- a CDS encoding heavy metal translocating P-type ATPase, producing MAKDPVCGMVVNEETGISSEVGGRLFYFCSPMCKQTFVQPEKELAKMKKRMYVAASGALVLAIIRAALYLSVAAGAMVVSWVPFPEIPFLSYGLLLFIIVTPVQFIGGWSFYVGAYHSIKHRTANMDLLIAIATLTAYIYSTVVLFFPDAIPGEEKYVYFEVSAVIIAFVLLGKYMEEAIKKKSSAAVRKLLDLKPAMARVIRDGLETDIPSNQVIEGDVMIVKPGEKIPTDGTVIEGKSSVDEKMITGESLPVGKQSGDEVIGATLNIQGLLKVKATKVGKETALSQIIHVVEQAQASTAKAQRLADSIAAKFVPAVVSASAVTFLVWYFVMQDYISGLLAFVAVLIIACPCALGVATPAALMVGVGKGAESGILIRGAEYLERSQKITTIVFDKTGTLTKGEPEVTDIVCVGTLSEKEIMELGGSVETGSEHPIAQAIVKKTKDMVTLPLSLNDFESLNGLGVQAIVNGRQIYGGNRKMMKKYDISTENVESKLKQLESQGKTAIMVAVDNKIEGIIAVADSLKESSPMAIAALKDLGIECIMITGDNEKTASAIAEDVGIKKVIANVLPSDKASEIKKLQSKGEIVAMVGDGINDAPALAQADIGIAIGSGSDIAKETGGIVLIKNDIMDVSRAIRLSQATMKKIKQNLFWAFAYNSGAIPLAAIGLLSPIIAAAAMALSSISVIANSAMLKRYNITNGEEKLMKNFKNKKF from the coding sequence ATGGCAAAAGATCCTGTATGTGGAATGGTTGTAAATGAAGAAACAGGCATTAGTTCTGAAGTAGGTGGAAGATTATTCTATTTTTGCAGTCCCATGTGCAAGCAGACATTTGTCCAGCCTGAAAAAGAACTTGCCAAAATGAAAAAGAGAATGTATGTTGCAGCATCTGGTGCCCTAGTTTTAGCAATAATTCGGGCTGCCCTTTATCTCAGTGTAGCTGCTGGTGCAATGGTGGTTTCTTGGGTTCCCTTTCCTGAAATCCCTTTTCTTTCATACGGGCTTTTGTTGTTCATCATAGTAACTCCTGTTCAGTTTATTGGAGGATGGTCTTTCTATGTAGGGGCATATCATTCCATAAAACACAGAACAGCTAACATGGATCTCTTAATTGCAATTGCAACTCTAACTGCATACATTTACAGCACTGTTGTACTGTTCTTTCCAGACGCAATTCCGGGAGAAGAAAAATACGTCTACTTTGAGGTATCTGCTGTAATCATTGCATTTGTTTTGTTAGGTAAGTACATGGAAGAGGCAATCAAAAAGAAGAGCTCAGCTGCTGTAAGAAAATTACTGGACCTAAAACCTGCAATGGCTAGGGTCATACGAGACGGATTAGAAACTGACATTCCGTCAAATCAGGTAATTGAAGGTGATGTAATGATAGTAAAACCCGGAGAAAAAATCCCAACTGACGGAACTGTAATAGAAGGTAAATCATCAGTTGATGAAAAAATGATTACAGGTGAGAGTCTTCCAGTAGGAAAACAATCAGGCGATGAAGTGATTGGTGCAACCTTGAATATACAAGGACTGCTCAAAGTAAAGGCAACAAAAGTAGGAAAAGAGACTGCACTATCCCAGATAATTCATGTAGTGGAACAAGCACAAGCATCTACTGCAAAGGCTCAGAGGTTGGCAGATTCAATTGCAGCAAAGTTTGTACCCGCAGTGGTTTCTGCATCTGCTGTAACTTTTTTGGTGTGGTATTTTGTAATGCAGGATTATATCTCAGGACTGTTGGCTTTTGTTGCAGTATTAATCATAGCATGTCCGTGCGCACTAGGCGTTGCAACCCCTGCAGCATTAATGGTAGGTGTAGGTAAAGGTGCCGAGTCTGGAATATTGATTCGAGGTGCCGAATATTTGGAACGTTCACAAAAGATCACTACTATTGTATTTGATAAAACTGGTACTCTGACAAAGGGTGAGCCAGAAGTAACAGATATTGTATGTGTGGGAACACTTTCTGAAAAAGAAATTATGGAATTGGGTGGATCTGTGGAGACTGGTTCTGAACACCCGATTGCTCAGGCTATTGTCAAAAAAACAAAAGATATGGTAACTTTACCTTTATCTCTGAATGATTTTGAATCACTAAACGGTCTTGGGGTTCAGGCTATTGTAAACGGTAGACAAATCTATGGCGGTAATCGTAAGATGATGAAAAAATACGACATTTCAACTGAAAATGTTGAATCTAAATTAAAACAACTAGAATCTCAAGGAAAGACTGCAATCATGGTTGCAGTTGATAATAAAATTGAAGGAATTATTGCAGTAGCTGACTCTCTAAAAGAATCCTCTCCCATGGCAATTGCAGCACTAAAAGATCTTGGAATTGAATGCATAATGATTACAGGTGACAATGAAAAGACTGCAAGTGCAATAGCAGAAGACGTAGGAATCAAAAAGGTAATTGCAAATGTTCTTCCTTCTGACAAGGCATCTGAGATAAAAAAATTGCAATCCAAAGGTGAGATTGTTGCAATGGTGGGTGACGGCATTAATGATGCGCCAGCACTTGCACAAGCTGACATTGGTATTGCTATAGGAAGTGGTTCTGACATTGCAAAGGAAACAGGTGGAATTGTTCTAATCAAAAATGATATCATGGACGTATCTCGTGCCATAAGACTAAGCCAAGCTACTATGAAAAAAATAAAACAAAACCTCTTTTGGGCATTTGCATACAATTCTGGAGCTATTCCATTGGCAGCAATCGGATTGCTTAGTCCAATTATTGCAGCAGCTGCCATGGCACTAAGCTCTATTTCTGTAATTGCAAACTCTGCAATGCTAAAACGTTACAACATTACTAATGGTGAGGAGAAACTAATGAAAAATTTCAAAAATAAAAAATTCTAA